One genomic window of Cyprinus carpio isolate SPL01 chromosome B8, ASM1834038v1, whole genome shotgun sequence includes the following:
- the LOC109073306 gene encoding intraflagellar transport protein 81 homolog, with amino-acid sequence MMGELIFFVVQLNREPFKKNFNLITFDSLEPMQLLQTLNDALAEIDPKQAIDIREEMPEQTAKRMFTLLGMLKYKPPGGMSEVSSFRQGLVIGSKPVVHPILHWLLQRIPELKKRAYLARFLVKLEVPAEFLQDDVIAETFHQYEELVGGFKNIHKECEQLKSSGFSTAEIRRDIVAMEEEKDQLIKRVERLKKRVEAVSNHQRMLELARQLRVEKEREESLAHQKQEQKNQLFQAEQRLQRCQIQLRDLQQAAADEKPESLMKRLEEDIKFNSYMVSEKLPRELENTRKVVKYLQKVASEPALGQAELRELEDKIRETNTEINHLIEKKMMRNDPMDDKLSLFRQQAAIIVRKKETKVEELQEAREELAAVERELNMKSSQAQERGGAKLIRGDEHLFVRKSLPDARFAPSGGILQILF; translated from the exons ATGATGGGGGAGCTGATATTTTTTGTCGTACAGCTGAACAGAGAGCCTTTTAAGAAAAACTTCAATCTCATTACATTCGACTCTCTGGAGCCAATGCAGTTACTGCAGACTTTAAATGATGCTCTGGCTGAAATTGATCCAAAG CAAGCCATTGATATACGTGAGGAAATGCCTGAGCAGACAGCCAAGAGAATGTTTACTCTTCTGGGGATGCTGAAATACAAACCTCCTGGAGGAATGTCTGAAGT AAGCAGTTTTCGTCAGGGTTTGGTGATAGGCAGTAAGCCCGTGGTGCACCCCATCTTGCACTGGCTGTTACAGAGGATTCCAGAGCTGAAGAAGAGAGCGTACCTGGCCAGGTTCCTCGTCAAACTAGAGGTTCCTGCTGAGTTTCTCCAAGATGATGTCATTGCTGAGACCTTCCACCAG TATGAGGAGCTGGTGGGGGGATTCAAGAACATCCACAAAGAGTGTGAGCAGCTGAAGAGCTCAGGTTTCTCCACTGCTGAGATTCGACGG GACATTGTTGCAATGGAGGAGGAGAAGGATCAACTCATAAAAAGGGTGGAGCGGCTTAAAAAGAGG GTGGAGGCAGTGTCAAACCATCAACGCATGCTGGAACTGGCCAGACAGCTAAGAgtggaaaaagaaagagaagaatcTCTTGCTCATCAGAAACAGGAGCAGAAGAACCAG CTCTTCCAGGCAGAGCAGAGACTGCAGAGATGTCAGATCCAGCTTAGAGACTTGCAGCAGGCCGCTGCAGATGAAAAGCCAGAGA GCCTTATGAAGAGACTCGAAGAGGACATTAAGTTCAACTCCTACATGGTGTCTGAGAAGCTGCCCAGAGAGCTGGAGAACACGAGAAAGGTGGTAAAGTACTTACAGAAGGTGGCGTCTGAGCCTGCTTTGGGCCAAGCAGAACTGAGGGAGCTGGAGGACAAG ATCAGAGAAACCAACACAGAGATCAACCATCTGATTGAGAAGAAGATGATGCGTAACGACCCAATGGATGATAAACTCTCTTTGTTCAGACAGCAG GCTGCTATTATAGTCCGTAAAAAGGAAACCAAGGTGGAGGAGTTGCAGGAGGCCCGTGAGGAGTTGGCGGCTGTGGAGAGAGAACTGAACATGAAGAGCAGTCAGGCACAAGAGCGGGGTGGAGCAAAGCTGATCCGTGGAGATGAG CATTTATTTGTCAGGAAAAGTCTGCCAGATGCACGTTTTGCACCATCAGGTGGAattttgcagattttattttaa